The genomic interval AAATTTGCGGATCTATTCTAATTTCTAAACCCTTTAACTTCACTCACATCACTGACTACAATTAAATGAGAATCAGTATTTtgctttttgtgtttttttttttttcagttcgTTACCTATCAGCAGAGCAAAATTCCAGCAGAGACTGCCATCACCAAAGTAAGAACGAGATTCCAGATTCCAGTTACAAGTGATGTTGCAGAAGAGTGATGACGTTTTTGTGCCCTGAAAatcacaataaaacaaattaatcagCATTAGGCATGCTTGTTAAAAAGTGAGTAAAGAGAGATTATATAATAAAGTTTCAGATAGCTACTTCTGCTTGCTTTGAAGGGCACCACAATATAAAACATTATCGGGAGGTCCCATCTCGGTATCGCCATTTTCCTCTGGATTGACaattttcatatatgtttCTTGGCCTAGATACCATCTGTCAAGGTTCTCCACTCGAAGATTCCATACTCCAACATTATCGAGAGAAACAAGGATTGCAGTCCATGCCCCAGGATAAACCTACATAGAAGAAAGATTAGATAAATTACCTGGAAAAAGTAAGAACAAATATTTTGTGAGTACCATCAAAGTCAAGAGTCATTCCCATAtttgcttttaaaaataagatgcTTCATTTTTACATGCAAACTAGATATGGTGTTAAATCGACTCAAAATTCAGCAGAAATCTATAAAATCCTTTAAAAACATATTAAGCAATTGatgtataaaataaagctTGTAGGATACGTATTACAAACCTCAGTTGTACACTTAGAAATCGCGTCCCACTTATTATAACTATTTCTGTTGCTTTCTGTCCATATACCGAAGTCCATCCTGCATTCAAGCACAATTATTATGATGCTTTGAACTAATACACCACATAagtgaatttcaaagaaaagtggggaaaaaaattcttacccaacaacaaaaaatgaataacCATCCATGTGAAAGCTCTGCATCTTGGTGTCATTGTTCTGCAATATGATTTCTATAAATCCCTTGTATGTAGCATTAATAAGAGATCTGTCCGTCCTGGGAGGTCTAGTCAGCGGCTTATTTGGAAAATCTAGCTTATAAGCTCCCTTCACATTGTACTTATCAGCAAGCCTGATTGGTGTTTCGGGTTTCACAAAGGAAATCCCATTCAGCGTAGAACGAACTTTCCCATCTATTGTCACAGGTGGCAAACTCCTTAACACATATGTATCAGTAATATTGATTGAACCATAATGAAAAGAACCCTGCGGATTTGGACGAGCTCCACTTGCAGATGTATTTTGCCTAATCAACAGAAAAATTGTGAATTTAATAAAGGTAGATAAATAGGtaataaccataaaaaaaaattatgtcaaaataatgCTAGATCAGTATCCTTAATAGTTAAAATAGATGACAAGTTGGGTAAAGGCAATTTCACAAGAAGTAAATAAACCATTATGTCTGAGAGAATGTCTCTGACATAATATTTAAAGACAGTGccaagagagaaaaatttctGTCTTAGAAACTTTCCGTGTTCAAGAACATACCTGATGGACCTTGGCTGCGTCATTGCTGCCCATTGGTTGTAAATGTCACTTGGTGCCTCAGGCAGAGGACCACTTGCTGCTCCTTTAGAATTGGAGTAGTGCAAGATGGCAACACCAGTAACTCTTTGCCAAACTGACTCATTCACAAACCTAGCACTGGCCACAATGTAATAATCAGAACTTGCGTTCTGATCCATTGTAACTAAAAACGAATAAGACTGGCCCACATGAATCTCAAAACTGGTATAATTTTGCTGGGATGTATAATGTCCCTCTGTTTCAACTAGAAGCAGGTTATGATTCTGAATTCTGAAGTTCAAACTAGTTGAAGTCCCAACATTGTGCACTCGAACTCGATATGTTTTGCCTGCACAATATTATGCCACAAGCAGTTAGTATTTCAAACAATTCTCTGCAGATACTACTGCTGGTATATGACCAACAATTAGCCTCTCACTATTCACatttgtaaaagaaatttCAGGCTGCAATAACTAAAGTTTTTCCATTTAGTCAAGAacatgaaattatgaaaagtcAATCACGTGAAAGTAGGTAAACAAGCTTATCAACTAAACGACTGTTAACAGCAGAGACAACTGATTTgtctaaatttaaaagaagaaacagTATTCTAAGCAGCACAAAGCAAACTTGTTAGAAAtgcaagattaaaaaaaattatggaaaaataCATTTCTCTATAACAACAGAACAATTACCTGGATCGACATTAATAGTTTCATACTCAATGCCACCAGGAACAAGAGTGGTGTTGTATCGATATGGTCCTTTCCCATTAATGAGAACTCCATCTGGCATATCAAGGTCCTTCCCAGAGTCAAGTGCTGTCCTCAACGCCTTACATCAAGAAAGAAGCCAGCATTAGAGTCCAAAATAGAGTTTATCCTTTCCGTGTTCAGAAAAAGAATCAACTCAAAAAAAGAACTAACCGTATGGTTGCGGGTATACCAGTCACCaatcagaaaaataatatCCCCCTCTGGCTGATCAAAAGGAATTGGGATAACTTTcctgttattaataataacaggACCAAAACCACCAGACACTCTTTGAAGATTGAGAGATGGGAAGTAGAAAAAGCTTCCAATTTGATCCTTGACTTGAAACTGATATGTCCAATTCCATTGCGAAGGGATTGGACAATTTGTTCCTTGGACACCATCCTGCCATGAGTTACGCCTCATTTGAATCCCAGGCCTGCAAATgcatcaattataattttcgcAAAAATCAATTACCCAAGAAAAGGCAGGAAATGGATACAACTGAATCTGAAATtggttttaataaaaataatatatatatataagaaattcTGGCTAAAACATACCAAGTCATTAGGAGACTTTCATCCAGATCATTCTGTacattaataacaatattGTTATTAGTAGTAGCATTAAGAACCGCACCGGGAAACTTTCCGTTAATCGCTATAACCTGCATCCACAAGTAATTTAACAGAAGTACAATTAGTCCAATTGACCATCAGCAAAGTCATAGTTTCTCacacaataaaatttgaaacataaaCCATAGATTACTGAAAACACTAAAAAGCAAACATACTACTCAATTCAAAAACTTTTTCACACATTCAATAAAGACCATTGTGATTTaagaaaacttttttttttgggcccCTGGGGGGGAGAACGTGCGAATGAAAATGAGCAAATAAAACTCGTTCAAATTTGCGGAGGTGGCACATTAGCAACACACAACCAACCATTACTCAACAAACATTAAAACACCACTATCGTATCATCATTAAGCCACTTCACTAACAATGAAACCACACTATCCAATGTGGCTAAATAAATAGCCTTTGCcacaaaataaagagagaTAAAATCAAAAGCACGAACCCCATATTCAAGATTGGCCTATAATTACATTTAGACTACTTCAACAATCCTCAAACTGCACTATCAAATCCAACAACATTCaaaaataaacccaaaaaagaaaaaaacaatatatgtaTCATGAACATATTCACTAGCACTTCATTCCCCGTTTACaagaatgacaaaaaaaaaaaaatcaaatactgTAAaaggagaggaaaaaaattcaaaacccaGATCACAAGATCATCATAAAAACAGCTAGCACAACATAAAGCATAAAACTTTAAacattaaccaaaaaaattgagtgtgaaaaacaaaagaacagTGCCTTTACTCTTTAGTGGCACCCCAGTAGAcccaaaaccaaaaccaaacaGAAAACGAGTTCAACAGAACGAAAAACTACTATTTTTACAACTTTTTAAACCAAATAATAACAGCCCAGATAAGAAAAGGTGAACCTGTTGAGGGACTCCTAGAGGAGAAGCAGTGATGTAAGAGACTTTGAAATCGTAGAAGATAGTATCGTCTTCAGCAAAACAGAGGCTTGAAAACAAAGCAATGTGAATTGGAAGAACCAGAAACAGGGACAAGAACCTTAACGAAGCCATAtaacttttttgtttgtatttggattttttggaaaattttcagTGATTTTAagattgtttttttattttttttattttttcacattatcAGACAGGGAAATAGTGAGAAAGAGGGAGAGCGGCTTCTTTATAGGAGTTGTTGTATTTGAAGTTCTATGAGTGTGcaagaaaacaaacagaatCCGCGTGGGTAACCGGCTTCACCAGTTGTGTCTGAATATATACGTGTACACATTAATCCTATTTTAGAGCTTTTAATTTGGgtcattaaaacaaatttggagaaaatttGTTTCGAGTTGTTTACTCAACAATCAAAAGTTAATTTCATTACTGATGTgctttcttaaaaattttaatacgatcataatcatttataatttttaaccttatcagaagaaaaacaattattatcCATTTTAAGTGAATGTCATTAAAATGGTCTTCTTAAATTTGACATTGTATTTGTCCGataatgattttgaattttgatttattacaCAATGAAATTTCATAGCAATGAATGATTTGAGTGATAcacttttttctctttcaaaacGCCATTAATTTCACTACGGTTGGTCTTGAAATCcgttttattgatatttatccgatcaaatatcaataaacCATATTTAACCTATATTTATACTTCTTAAGACAATAGAATTATGAGTTTACATTATTTAACCTTTTTCTTATAGTGATCCATTTattggataaaataaaataacattttactTATAGTTGTGTGAtccaagatttttttttttttcaaaaggaaaaagaatatCAGTGAGTGGCTAAGGCTTAAATATACTTTTTAACCCCTAACTCATTTAAGAGTCAAACTCAAATGACTAGTTGAATAAAGAGACTAAAATCACTTGATTATGCCTATAAAGACAATGTACTTTAAGACTCATGatagtttattttacatattacAACATAACTAATAAagcattaataaaaacaatttgaatatttgagATTATACTTGACATTTAACATTCTTAATATTCATAAAATGTAATATATCATATGCagtttttaattgtcaaaagtatattaattaatgtcaattagtCATTAATCTAGCGATGGACATTTCCTCACCTAATTATTGAGGCAAAGGTTTGAGTCTCTCCATATGTATTGTCGGAgcagttttctttttatttaaaagtaaacattttatgttaaattgtaTCATTAAGATTAGTACATATCACATTTTTCAGGAAAACCCTATATGctcacaaaataaagaattgtcAATAAGGGGGTTCTAGTGCGTTGCAGATTCTTACCAAAGACTTGTGTCTTTGATGATGCCGTGTAAATTACAAGAAACATGTGAAGTGTATGACTAACTTAACAATAAAAGTCTCATAATGGGCAactataagataaaaaaagtcTTCTTTCTAAAGAGATTCAATATGAAGCTAAAGTAAAccatctataaattaataatattggaaCCACacaaaaatctattaatttaaagaggtattaattgattgataaattattaatttattaattcattgagTGTATATGTAATTTAATGAACATGCGTTTAATCAACTAAAAATTCATCGTATTTTACCCatctaatcaattaaaaataaattaacccACTAACTATAGAATaaattaacaacaaaaaaaaattctcgcAATTTGGGAATTCAAACTCATAACTACTACAAGCAATAAGCAAATTGAATTCGAGAACATGAGATGAAATCAtactatatttaaattttaagaaaaataagtaaCAACTacccatattttatttaataaaatatcataacaattatatttgtaattttagtaaattattaaatcataatatgAATGGAACCATAAAGTTATATGATGGTgttaaaaaaagtattatcttattaatttatcaaagtTATTAGTTTAGCTTATTAACCCAAGTCAAgactataaaaatttattatgtaatcaaagttattaatttattgggtATTCATTCATGGAgattatatctatatatatatatatatataaaaagctgagacttgaggaggtgatgtggcatcaccatttctcatctttgtatattctctattatctaataaatagagaattttttttttagatttagtttttcatcttctcataattaatttgattgttattacacaataacaattatgtaaaacttttaatgaggcatattctttgtaatgaacatccaagggggagtgttatgaatttattaaaataaatatagatgttcataatatatatctcttagtctctccactatctcccattagcaacctttagcttccctataactttcactatctcacaagaaattatgatccataattttttattaatttcattgagtgattatgtaactataaaaggagagctcatttttttgttttgtacacacacaattggaatgaataaaatcactctataatatattctctcattttattctttatcttgcgttgtttctttatttgtattgctggctaatagcttttttattttttataaagctgtcttatcttaaaaaaattaatttattttttttatcagttttatcaagtgtaaagtaagaaaaaaggataatactaaattcttttttcaaagccgcgtgaaacgcggttctattttctagttgTATTATATGTCTGaagtctaatttttttcaagaataaatattttggccTATGGAAGTAAATTTTCTcgtttttatgtttttatgaGTAGAAGTTTCTAGAATTTCAACTATAGTATATGTAAACAGTTGTAAAAAACGATTACactattttattcaataatttcaaaaattatacaCCATGACCTTCTTATAACCGACTGCAGCCGGTGAGAGTGGAAAATGGGAAGTGATAGGGATGGGGGGAGAGTGACAGCCAAACCCAGTCGTCAAAGCCAACAAGAGAGTGCACAAGTTTCGGCGTCTCCACgctttattaaatattaatgacCAAATCtgctggattttttttttttccattttccattCTAACGTTCAAATTTTCCCGAGAAAGCGTTTTCCCTCACATGCACAGCTCCAACCAACAATGTGAAACCCCACAAAAAATATTCTGAAGATTCTAACATTTTTTTGCCCTTTCCATTTCTGGGCCCCACTTCCGACCAATTACCAAACCCTAACATGAATTGAACGAACTCAGCCCCTTGGGTTTTTCTCGTGTGTTGCTCTCTGGCTTTTCAACTTGGAAACAAATCTTTGCTGAGTTGGCTAATTCCATTTCGAGCCATCgagagaaaagaaacaaattctgTTCTTGTGCTTAAATTGGAGAAAATCTTTAcatattttggaatttttttaatgggaaTTTTACCTAATTCCTTTCAAGGTTATTAGATTTGAAAAATTCCCACGTTAGACGCGAAAAAGAGAGATTAAAAAGTTTACAGATCGATTGTATTATTACTTCTTGCCTTATAATAATAGCTTACCttattaacattaataattttaagaatctCAATATTCAAATCTTAATTCATATCTCTCAACTATATgtgtacatttatttattaatgataacaaGCACAAACTACTATTATTcgaatttgaatttggatcTAATATTGAGTTGATATATGTTCAATCCTTTATAATCTTTTCGCTACACGTGGATGTATTGTTATATAcgattaatatttaattatttttatattcttatctAATAACTACTAATTGtatctttttaaaagattagcaaaaatatcaattcagcactaaattcaaataaatagatgaatgtcacattaattaaaatgtagACGAAGATTCATATTAAATGTTGGCgttcttgtattatttttattaattagattattattgataataatatatgatgatcatcaacatatatataatattttttaataaaactaaaggatcaattaaaagaaaaaggtcgCCCCAATCAAGCCTAAATCCAAAAGAAGATGACAAAAGGAGAATAcaaaaatgttaataaaaacTAGTGAATTGTAGTCATCATAACTCATTCTATCATAATGAAGTAGACTCTTTAATGTTTAATCTAAACTAGAGACCGGGGCATTATCCACCTATACAaacttacaaaataaaatttaattcagtTCGgattaatgtcaaaaattttgaaaatagtttgtgacatatatttaattacataaaaggGCTGCCGTTAGATGATGTTTATTACGAAATATTATTGACTCACAAGAAAATATGTCATGTTTTTACAcgataaatatgataaaacaacaaataattatacacacacacacacacacaaattgATCTCatataaatagaattatttagatagttatttttattaaatgcaTTATTGACTTTTCTCAACTTTCGAGCATACCAAGTTGTTTTATCTCGATTTTGAATTACATTTGTCCCCATgtacatgaaaatttattatttggaaTAACAAATTGATGGAATTTCTCAGGACCCTGTAACAAGTTTCTTAGAGTTGGACATTTGGTACTTGttagtgtaaaaaaaaaaaaaaaaaaaaaggaacggCGGCTACAagcttacaattttttttgggttaatattacattgtaaatttatcaataatacaattataaaatttgttacAATCTTACTTGACATAGTGCTTTAAATTTCAGTGTGGAAATCTGCTCAAAGGAATGAGAGATATACTCCAAATTCAAGAAGTATTATACTTCACAATACACATTAAAagacttaaatttttaatctaaaaaatgaGCTGAAAAAGTGAGcaccattaatttttttttactgtatttcttaattattggTTACATGTGTCTCGAATTTTCATTcttcaaaaacaaatataactcAAAAACTTGagacatttaaatttaataaaattattatgagaAATGTGTGATTAGAATAATAGAGATATTATTGTGTTATTACCGAAGTTTTCGtaacatattattttacaGCCGTTATGTTACGCAACACACACTCTGACTATAGATTAACCAAAAAGAGGGAGATAAAGTTGCACATGGGTAGAGCAAGCAGAGACGAAGTTGTCAGGTCAGTAACGTACATTCTTCTCATTCTCCTTCCATATTAGGGGAGATAGGGACTTCATAAATGTCTCTTTCGATTTTCATCATCTTGTATTCGTATCTAATCAATGGGTCCATTAATTCCTTGTTCATAGGTTCACAAATAAATGCCCTATTACTTCTTCATTCATGCGTCCCTACGCAATAATCCCTTACTTTTTTTCAAATGTGACACGCATTCATTCGATTTTGATCACTTGATATTTTTGGATTGGGTTTTGTAGAATTTCCTCTCGTTTGTCacaatactttttaaaattctttgttattattttgtcCACTTACATACATTGCCCAATTGCAATGACCATAAATTCAGGAAGATggtattttcaattttctgatAATCACTTCGACAATATGAAAGCATTTCTcactttggaaaaaaaaatcccactcATACAGCGAGGAGTAATAgagaataatttataattttacatctTTAACATCGTATTTGGCCAGTACTTTCCACGTTGAATATcgacttaaaaaaatatttcaaagaagAGAATAGTGGATTATTTTAGTGGCCACTAAAATTTGGTCGGTTCCGGAAATTGGCatgttgattaaaaaaaattacatatttagtTTCGGGTTATAACTCTAGTTAGATCCCTTAGCTTTCGCATTCTAGAAAATAATGACATCGTTTGTTTATTTGTATCAAATAAATCTTCAACAtctactaaaataataaattaaagtattaCCCTAAGtcttctttataaatattttttaaaaagtgatATGGAGTGGGTGGCTTGCTTCTATcttcttcaaaatttgaatacaaataactggttaaagaaaattatataaaatcgctaaacccaaaattcacccacaaaaattaaaatggtatcttatattttaatataaattgatcataTGAGATGGTgcccaaattttaatatatttaccCTTTTTTCTTATCTCAAAcagataattttgttataattacCCCTTTTTTTTGTCTCAAACAAATAGTTCCTTCGATTTCCTTTTGGGATACAAGAAACTTTCTGTTCgcacaaacaaaaaatgattattatatattaaaagatatgATTTGGTCTTGAGGTTTTAAACATTGACGACCTCGAAAAATGTGGCTATAAGGATCCGAGATCCCCCATTTCGCACTCTATAGGATGACCACTAAATTGAATCAACAAGTGATCTTTGCATTCATGGAttgaaatttcaattgccAGGCGactcttaaatattttattggttAAGATATTGATGCATTGATATACTACTACaattgataaaaagaaaaaagaaaatcgaATTATTGACATGGGTCCCGGGTTTTTATCATTTCCAGAAATAGGAACTTGTCTtccatttttatcaaattgttGCCTTGACCCGCAGTTGTCCTAATAAGTAACATTTTTCAAGTCTCCAAACATTATAGGAGTAgaatatctttttaatttgaagtAAATCCCTTGCAGCTTCATATGAGccacattaaaataaaaaggagatcctttgttttttcttttttaactcgGATTTAGATCTGGATTGTTTTTTTAGGATTTGTATCTGCATccgcaaaataaataaataaataaatatagatttGAATACGGATAATACTTGTATAATTTTAGAAGGATATTCTAAAATATGTATATCCggaatttaaaatatttattcacaAATTTACAGCATTTTACTtgttaaagaaattgaaaaaaaaaatcaaatactaaacaaatctaaattaattgttaCTAACGATCAAGTCTAACAACACCATAAATGGCAAATCCACAGCAATTGGGAGTAAGCAAACTTTGTGGAGCAGTGACGGCGCGAAGGGATTGAGCAGCAACAACGGGAGGGGACTGAGCAGCGACGGTGTTTCTTCAGGACTGAGGAACGAGGGCTTGACCTTGTGAAGACTAGTGATGACTGAACGGCATAGGCCAGCGACAGCGTGACGAAGTGATGACTGATCAGCGACGGCGTGGGCTGCCGCTTTGGGGGAACGGACTATTTGCTGCCGTCTGCCGATGAGGGATTTGGGGTGAGGATTTGCCAATTTAGGTGTGCAGCTGAAGTGGGTGATGATTGTTGGGTAATGGATACTCAGGTGTGTTATGGTGTTATATGTAATGTGTTTCTATCCAAAAGTttgtgttatatatatatataaaatttttaattcaggATTTTAAAGTGtagaaaagttttaaaaaattttaaaatctgtgatttaaagtatttttttcataatacttTAAAATTGTATGGTGTGTGCgtgtattaaatttatttttaaaaaaatgtcgATTCGAATATTCAATTACATTTAGATCcatgtgtatttttattatgcagatttaaatcttttcaaaatcaaaatttttcatgttttcaCAAATATGGGGTCCGCCTATTTTGCAACAATTGTATAATACCACATTTTTGGTCTTTTTCTTGTCTAACCATTGGATTCAAGGCAAAAATGGCAAAAGTAAATGCAACGGCGGGGATGGACTTACTTAGgctattatcattttaatccCTCATGTTTCTTGAAATGTcaggaaaaaatataattattattattttatttattggctAAGTTGTTAAATgacatgaataaaaataaagtaggaaattttgagagaacttttattattaatattaggCAATTACAATGCATGTTTCAGTATTTGTTTATGAGTGCCACAATcccttaaatataaaataaagtctATGTTTGCTCTTTAACTTTAGAAAGATAAATCCTTTGATTTATTCCacaaattcttaattatttcataattctcCAATTATTGCTATCATTTTTAGATCTACtctcattatttaaatttatttttattaattattttta from Citrus sinensis cultivar Valencia sweet orange chromosome 9, DVS_A1.0, whole genome shotgun sequence carries:
- the LOC102626256 gene encoding monocopper oxidase-like protein SKS1, which gives rise to MASLRFLSLFLVLPIHIALFSSLCFAEDDTIFYDFKVSYITASPLGVPQQVIAINGKFPGAVLNATTNNNIVINVQNDLDESLLMTWPGIQMRRNSWQDGVQGTNCPIPSQWNWTYQFQVKDQIGSFFYFPSLNLQRVSGGFGPVIINNRKVIPIPFDQPEGDIIFLIGDWYTRNHTALRTALDSGKDLDMPDGVLINGKGPYRYNTTLVPGGIEYETINVDPGKTYRVRVHNVGTSTSLNFRIQNHNLLLVETEGHYTSQQNYTSFEIHVGQSYSFLVTMDQNASSDYYIVASARFVNESVWQRVTGVAILHYSNSKGAASGPLPEAPSDIYNQWAAMTQPRSIRQNTSASGARPNPQGSFHYGSINITDTYVLRSLPPVTIDGKVRSTLNGISFVKPETPIRLADKYNVKGAYKLDFPNKPLTRPPRTDRSLINATYKGFIEIILQNNDTKMQSFHMDGYSFFVVGMDFGIWTESNRNSYNKWDAISKCTTEVYPGAWTAILVSLDNVGVWNLRVENLDRWYLGQETYMKIVNPEENGDTEMGPPDNVLYCGALQSKQKAQKRHHSSATSLVTGIWNLVLTLVMAVSAGILLC